The sequence GAAAAACACCAAAACGGGTTGCAAAAATGTTTATACAAGAAATATTCAGTGGGCTTAACCCAAAGAATACACCTAATTTTTCCATTTTTGAAAATAAATACAGATATAACCAAATGTTAATAGAAAAAAATATAACAGTTTATTCCACTTGTGAACATCATTTTCTTCCCATCATAGGAAAAGCACATGTAGGTTATATTTCTAATGGAAAAGTTGTAGGGCTTTCTAAAATCAATAGAATTGTCAACTTTTATGCAAAAAGACCACAAGTTCAAGAACGTTTAACAATACAAATTGTTCAATCCTTAAAAAAAATGTTAGAAACACAAGATGTAGCTTGTATTATAGAGGCAAAACATTTGTGCGTAAATTCTCGTGGAATCAAAGATACAGATAGTAGTACTGTTACTACTGAGTTAATAGGATCCTTTAAAAATAATTCAGAAATTCGAAAAGAATTTTTGCATCATATTGGAATTTCTTAAATGAAAAAAAATGGAGGAAAATAGTTATCAACAAAAAAATAGAAATCATTTAAAAATATATAATTCTTTAACAGGAAAAAAAGAATTATTTCATCCGATTCACAAGGAATATGTTGGTCTTTATGTATGTGGACCTACGGTTTATAACTACTTACATTTAGGAAATTGTAGAACTTTTATATCATTTGATATTGTTTTTCGTTATTTAAAACATTTGGGATATAAAGTTCGTTATGTGAGAAATATTACTGATGTTGGACATTTAGAAAATGAAAATTTGGATATAGAAGATAAAATTTCTAAAAAATCTCGTTTAGAAGGACTTGAACCCATGGAAATTGTTCAAAAATACACTCTTTC comes from Blattabacterium cuenoti BPAA and encodes:
- the folE gene encoding GTP cyclohydrolase I FolE; this encodes MMEEKHNKIKKKKLNQKYNSILNHSINSDLTSQNNVYFMSDEEKIEKIKKHFFQIMEILGLDMNDDSLRKTPKRVAKMFIQEIFSGLNPKNTPNFSIFENKYRYNQMLIEKNITVYSTCEHHFLPIIGKAHVGYISNGKVVGLSKINRIVNFYAKRPQVQERLTIQIVQSLKKMLETQDVACIIEAKHLCVNSRGIKDTDSSTVTTELIGSFKNNSEIRKEFLHHIGIS